A stretch of the Clostridium botulinum genome encodes the following:
- a CDS encoding class I SAM-dependent methyltransferase yields the protein MTMELEKYYNKFCEDKRLTRKYGQVEYITSMKYIHHYLEDNKNAKILDVGAGTGRYSVQLANEGYDVTAIELVKHNLGVLKSKGSTVKAYQGTALDLSRFSENTFDITLVFGPMYHLYNFENKVQALEEAKRVTKIGGTILVAYCMNEYSVLTYGFKENNIRESIKNGKLSDDFHVISEPKDLYDYVRIEDINKLNEAVRLERIKLIAADGPANYMRSVLNAMDEDTFKLFMDYHFITCERPELLGASAHTLDILTKK from the coding sequence ATGACAATGGAATTAGAGAAATATTATAATAAGTTTTGTGAGGATAAAAGATTAACGAGAAAATATGGACAAGTTGAATATATTACTTCTATGAAGTATATTCATCACTATTTAGAAGATAATAAAAATGCAAAAATATTAGATGTTGGTGCAGGAACTGGAAGATACTCTGTACAATTAGCTAATGAAGGATATGATGTTACGGCAATTGAACTTGTGAAGCATAATCTAGGTGTTTTAAAGTCAAAAGGAAGTACAGTAAAAGCATATCAAGGAACAGCATTAGATTTATCAAGATTCTCAGAAAATACCTTTGACATAACGTTGGTGTTTGGACCAATGTATCATTTATATAATTTTGAAAATAAAGTACAAGCACTTGAAGAAGCAAAAAGAGTAACCAAAATTGGGGGGACTATATTAGTAGCATATTGCATGAATGAATATAGTGTATTAACATATGGTTTTAAAGAAAACAATATTCGAGAAAGCATTAAAAATGGAAAGCTTAGTGATGATTTTCATGTTATATCAGAACCAAAAGATTTATATGATTATGTTAGAATTGAGGATATTAATAAGTTAAATGAGGCAGTGAGATTAGAAAGAATAAAACTAATTGCAGCAGACGGACCAGCGAATTATATGCGTTCTGTTTTGAATGCTATGGATGAAGATACATTTAAGCTTTTTATGGATTATCATTTTATAACATGTGAAAGACCAGAGCTACTAGGAGCAAGTGCTCATACATTAGACATTTTAACAAAAAAATAA
- a CDS encoding BlaI/MecI/CopY family transcriptional regulator: MTLKKIPDSELEVMKVIWNNEKSISSKEIIKIMADKKKWKQTTILTLLKRLINKNIISAEKVKSLTYYTAIVDKKSYLEVETSDFFKKLHENSLKSFITTLHDNNDITDEDLDELEKWIRESR, encoded by the coding sequence TTGACATTGAAAAAAATTCCAGATTCAGAGTTAGAGGTTATGAAAGTTATTTGGAATAATGAGAAAAGTATATCATCAAAAGAAATAATTAAAATAATGGCAGATAAGAAAAAATGGAAACAAACAACGATTTTAACATTATTAAAAAGGCTTATTAATAAAAATATTATTAGTGCTGAGAAAGTTAAAAGCTTAACTTATTATACAGCTATTGTTGATAAGAAAAGTTATTTAGAAGTGGAGACAAGTGATTTTTTTAAAAAGCTTCATGAAAATTCATTAAAAAGTTTTATAACAACATTACATGATAATAATGATATTACTGATGAAGACTTGGATGAATTAGAAAAGTGGATTAGGGAGAGCAGGTGA
- a CDS encoding ABC transporter ATP-binding protein, giving the protein MSILKTINLSKIYGKKPNEVKALSSVNIKVEEGEFISIVGTSGSGKSTLLHMLGGLDKASSGEVYVRGKEIFKMSDEELTVFRRRNIGFVFQNYNLVPVLNVYENIILPIELDGGNIDKKFLQSIIKILGLEDKLNSLPSNLSGGQQQRVAIARALATKPAIILADEPTGNLDSKTSMEVMGLIKTTSTKFNQTIVMITHNEEIAQLADRIIRIEDGKIVGGEESDL; this is encoded by the coding sequence ATGAGTATATTAAAAACGATAAATTTGAGTAAAATTTATGGAAAGAAACCTAATGAAGTAAAGGCACTTTCTTCTGTGAATATTAAAGTAGAAGAAGGAGAGTTTATATCTATAGTAGGTACATCAGGAAGCGGAAAGTCTACACTTTTACATATGTTAGGTGGACTAGATAAGGCATCTAGTGGTGAAGTTTATGTGAGAGGAAAAGAGATTTTTAAGATGAGTGACGAAGAATTAACTGTATTTCGTAGGAGAAATATAGGATTCGTTTTTCAAAATTATAATTTAGTACCTGTTTTAAATGTATATGAGAACATTATTTTACCTATTGAACTGGATGGGGGAAATATTGATAAAAAGTTTTTACAGAGTATTATTAAAATATTGGGATTAGAAGACAAGCTTAACAGTTTACCAAGTAATCTTTCAGGTGGACAGCAACAAAGAGTGGCTATTGCACGTGCTTTAGCTACTAAGCCGGCTATAATACTTGCAGATGAGCCTACAGGAAATTTAGATAGCAAAACTAGCATGGAAGTTATGGGATTAATTAAAACTACAAGTACTAAGTTTAACCAAACCATAGTTATGATAACCCATAATGAAGAGATAGCTCAGCTTGCTGACAGAATAATTCGTATTGAAGATGGTAAAATTGTTGGAGGTGAAGAAAGTGATCTTTAA
- a CDS encoding M56 family metallopeptidase: MEKFILNFIHTSFIGSIWIILLMVLRKCLSKKYSENFIYYMWLLIIVKLIIPFKIPIYLSMEIYNVFDSISLDKIKEQVLLQQRSVNVQGNISIIMIVVYIWFIGIILASSYYIYSYLKFIKNIKCFSYEVTDEELVNIYNGLTCKFKINKKISLKYYNGISSPFGVGILNPSVILPKDFYNPTELKIILTHELMHFKKNDLLYKSLLVVVKIVYWFNPLVYVMCNIINLDCELACDESLLKNSGIEERKLYAMTLINSIRVSNKFTLKSDMVTSFNNSKNILKRRIVNMLNLKKKKRGIIVGTICAIIMTSSLISVNVFVEKAGKKLSGNSCEVITDTSIKKEKSKININSNDNSKVLYEYKTHCNMPEGSTFKNK, translated from the coding sequence TTGGAAAAATTTATATTGAATTTTATACATACCTCATTTATAGGAAGTATATGGATTATATTATTAATGGTTTTAAGAAAATGTTTATCAAAAAAGTATAGTGAAAATTTTATTTATTATATGTGGTTATTAATTATAGTAAAACTAATAATACCATTTAAAATACCAATATATCTTTCAATGGAAATATATAATGTTTTTGATAGTATTTCACTAGACAAAATAAAAGAACAAGTATTATTACAACAAAGGAGTGTGAATGTTCAAGGGAATATTTCTATTATTATGATAGTGGTTTATATATGGTTTATAGGTATAATATTAGCTAGTAGTTATTATATATATTCCTATTTAAAATTTATTAAAAATATTAAATGCTTTTCTTATGAAGTTACGGATGAAGAATTGGTTAATATATATAATGGGTTAACGTGTAAATTTAAAATAAATAAGAAAATTTCTTTAAAATATTATAATGGAATTAGTTCACCATTTGGAGTTGGAATTTTAAATCCAAGTGTAATATTACCTAAGGATTTTTATAATCCTACAGAACTAAAAATAATATTAACTCATGAATTAATGCATTTTAAAAAGAATGATTTACTATATAAAAGTTTACTTGTAGTTGTTAAAATAGTATATTGGTTCAATCCTTTAGTTTACGTAATGTGTAACATTATAAACTTGGATTGTGAACTAGCTTGCGACGAATCTTTGCTAAAGAATTCGGGAATAGAAGAAAGAAAGTTATATGCAATGACTCTTATTAATTCTATAAGAGTTAGCAACAAATTTACTTTAAAAAGTGACATGGTTACAAGTTTTAATAATAGTAAAAATATTTTAAAAAGGAGAATAGTGAATATGTTAAATTTAAAAAAGAAGAAAAGAGGTATTATAGTAGGAACAATATGTGCAATAATAATGACGAGTTCATTAATTAGTGTTAATGTTTTTGTAGAAAAGGCAGGTAAAAAATTAAGTGGAAATTCATGTGAAGTTATAACAGATACATCTATAAAAAAAGAAAAATCAAAAATAAATATTAATTCAAATGATAATTCTAAGGTTTTATATGAATATAAAACTCATTGTAATATGCCAGAAGGTTCAACGTTTAAGAACAAATAA